The Delphinus delphis chromosome 10, mDelDel1.2, whole genome shotgun sequence genome includes a region encoding these proteins:
- the LOC132432944 gene encoding LOW QUALITY PROTEIN: MHC class I polypeptide-related sequence B-like (The sequence of the model RefSeq protein was modified relative to this genomic sequence to represent the inferred CDS: inserted 2 bases in 2 codons; deleted 2 bases in 1 codon), whose amino-acid sequence MPLFLRLQRWFTFDDKTPFPGAKAIQYVLHVYVLGVLTLILSSLMDLYLQGSVTSLSSAVPPSPGSHSLHYNLTALSRDGSVQSSFFAGGHLDGQAFLHYDRETQVEPRGLWAEELGAETWDTESKDLTETWKDLRELLAEILALQEEKGGVNSLQEIXGCEIREDNHAWGFRFRYYDGELLLSCHPETHGCTAPQSLARNLAMEMEKSWDTDGFQSKYYQAPVQGELCGRLRGYLESWTGFRERTGPPAVNVTHSQDSEGTVNLTCWAFGFFPQNISVAWFWDEEPMSQEAQRSGGALPDGNGAYRTWVTKSVSQGEEQRVQCHXEHSGNHSAHTVPSAEPGVILEGLVTLARARLGPLVSSEASPCSGETGQQ is encoded by the exons atgccCCTCTTCCTGCGACTCCAACGCTGGTTCACCTTTGatgataagactcccttcccaggtgccaaggccatacAGTATGTGCTGCACGTGTACGTGctg GGCGTCCTCACCCTCATCCTCTCGTCCCTCATGGATCTTTACCTGCAAGGATCAGTCACCT CTCTTTCATCTGCGGTTCCCCCTTCCCCAGGATCACACAGTCTTCATTACAACCTCACGGCGCTGTCCCGGGATGGATCTGTGCAGTCCAGCTTTTTCGCTGGGGGACACTTGGATGGCCAGGCCTTCCTGCACTATGACCGTGAGACA CAGGTAGAACCCCGGGGGCTGTGGGCAGaagagctgggagctgagacgTGGGACACAGAGTCCAAGGACTTGACAGAGACGTGGAAGGACCTCAGAGAGCTTCTAGCAGAAATCCTGGCCctgcaggaggagaaaggag GTGTGAATTCCCTCCAGGAGA TGGGCTGTGAAATCCGAGAAGACAACCACGCCTGGGGCTTCAGGTTTCGCTACTATGATGGGGAGCTCCTCCTCTCCTGTCACCCAGAGACCCACGGATGTACAGCGCCCCAGTCCTTGGCTCGGAACTTGGCCATGGAAATGGAGAAGTCCTGGGACACAGATGGCTTTCAAAGCAAGTATTACCAGGCCCCCGTGCAGGGAGAGCTTTGTGGAAGACTGCGGGGCTATCTGGAATCCTGGACAGGCTTCAGGGAGAGAACAG GGCCCCCAGCCGTGAACGTGACCCACAGCCAGGACTCAGAGGGCACAGTCAACCTCACATGCTGGGCTTTTGGCTTCTTTCCCCAAAATATCTCTGTGGCCTGGTTTTGGGATGAGGAACCCATGAGCCAGGAGGCCCAGCGGTCTGGGGGTGCCCTGCCTGATGGGAACGGGGCCTACCGGACCTGGGTGACCAAAAGTGTTTCCCAAGGAGAGGAGCAGCGGGTCCAGTGCC TGGAACACAGCGGGAATCACAGTGCACACACTGTGCCCTCTGCTGAGCCTGGGGTGATCCTGGAGGGGCTTGTGACCCTGG ccagggccaggctggggcccTTAGTGTCCAGCGAGGCCTCTCCTTGCTCGGGTGAGACTGGGCAGCAGTGA
- the LOC132431779 gene encoding small ribosomal subunit protein uS14-like — translation MGHQQLYQSHPRKFGQGSRSCPVCSNRHGLIRKYGLNMCRQCFRHYSKDIGFVKLD, via the coding sequence ATGGGGCACCAGCAGCTTTACCAGAGCCATCCGAGAAAATTCGGCCAGGGTTCTCGTTCTTGCCCTGTCTGCTCAAACCGGCACGGTCTGATCCGGAAATACGGCCTCAATATGTGCCGCCAGTGTTTCCGCCACTACTCGAAGGACATCGGCTTCGTTAAGTTGGACTAA
- the LOC132432638 gene encoding BOLA class I histocompatibility antigen, alpha chain BL3-7-like isoform X3: MAPRTLLLLLTGALALTETWAGSHSLRHFITGVSRPGRGEPRFIAVGYVDDTQFVRFDGDAPNPRCEPRAPWVEQEGPEYWEEETRISKDIAQIFRVGLNTALEYYNQSEAGSHTYQGLYGCDVGPDGRLLRGYSQYAYDGADYIALNEDLRSWTAADAAAQKAKGNWEAAGCAERHRNYLEGACVEWLLKYLETGKDTLQRADPPKTHVTHHPISDREVTLRCWALGFYPKEISLTWQRDGEDQTQDMELVETRPSGDRTFQKWAALVVPSGEEQRYTCHVQHEGLQEPLTVRWEPPQPTITIIGLIVGLVLLVVTGAVVAGAVIWRKKHSGEKGGSYAQAASKCAGAVIPETLAVTVPKALMCLSGIVRFETAALWGLSDAGFRIPPLHCDFKIF, from the exons ATGGCCCCGCGAACCCTCCTTCTGCTCCTCACGGGGGCCCTGGCTCTGACCGAGACCTGGGCGG gctcCCACTCCCTGAGGCATTTCATCACCGGGGTGTCCCGGCCCGGCCGCGGGGAGCCCCGCTTCATCGCCGTCGGCTACGTGGACGACACGCAGTTCGTGCGGTTCGACGGCGACGCCCCGAATCCGAGGTGTGAGCCACGGGCGCCGTGGGTGGAGCAGGAGGGGCCGGAGTACTGGGAAGAGGAGACGCGGATCTCCAAGGACATCGCACAGATTTTCCGAGTGGGCCTGAACACCGCGCTCGAATACTACAACCAGAGCGAGGCCG GGTCTCACACCTACCAGGGGTTGTACGGCTGCGACGTGGGGCCGGACGGTCGCCTCCTCCGCGGGTACAGCCAGTACGCCTACGACGGCGCCGATTACATCGCCCTGAACGAGGACCTGCGCTCCTGGACCGCGGCCGACGCGGCGGCTCAGAAGGCCAAGGGCAATTGGGAGGCGGCCGGTTGTGCGGAGCGCCACAGGAACTACCTGGAGGGCGCCTGCGTGGAGTGGCTCCTCAAATACCTGGAGACCGGGAAGGACACGCTGCAGCGCGCAG ACCCTCCAAAGACACACGTGACCCACCACCCCATCTCTGATCGTGAGGTCACCCTGaggtgctgggccctgggcttcTACCCTAAGGAGATCTCACTGACCTGGCAGCGTGATGGGGAGGATCAGACCCAGGACATGGAGCTTGTGGAGACCAGGCCTTCAGGGGACAGAACCTTCCAGAAGTGGGCAGCCCTGGTGGTGCCTTCTGGAGAGGAGCAGAGATACACGTGCCACGTGCAGCATGAGGGGCTTCAGGAGCCCCTCACCGTGAGATGGG aACCTCCTCagcccaccatcaccatcatagGCCTCATTGTTGGCCTGGTTCTCTTGGTGGTCACTGGAGCCGTGGTGGCTGGAGCTGTGATCTGGAGGAAGAAGCACTCAG GTGAAAAAGGAGGGAGCTACGCTCAGGCTGCAAGTAAGTGTGCAGGGGCTGTGATTCCTGAGACCCTT GCAGTGACCGTGCCCAAGGCTCTGATGTGCCTCTCAGGCATCGTAAGG TTTGAGACAGCTGCCTTGTGGGGACTGAGTGATGCAGGATTCCGCATCCCACCCCTGCATTGTGACTTCAAGATCTTCTGA
- the LOC132432638 gene encoding BOLA class I histocompatibility antigen, alpha chain BL3-7-like isoform X2, with protein MAPRTLLLLLTGALALTETWAGSHSLRHFITGVSRPGRGEPRFIAVGYVDDTQFVRFDGDAPNPRCEPRAPWVEQEGPEYWEEETRISKDIAQIFRVGLNTALEYYNQSEAGSHTYQGLYGCDVGPDGRLLRGYSQYAYDGADYIALNEDLRSWTAADAAAQKAKGNWEAAGCAERHRNYLEGACVEWLLKYLETGKDTLQRADPPKTHVTHHPISDREVTLRCWALGFYPKEISLTWQRDGEDQTQDMELVETRPSGDRTFQKWAALVVPSGEEQRYTCHVQHEGLQEPLTVRWEPPQPTITIIGLIVGLVLLVVTGAVVAGAVIWRKKHSVGDQVTST; from the exons ATGGCCCCGCGAACCCTCCTTCTGCTCCTCACGGGGGCCCTGGCTCTGACCGAGACCTGGGCGG gctcCCACTCCCTGAGGCATTTCATCACCGGGGTGTCCCGGCCCGGCCGCGGGGAGCCCCGCTTCATCGCCGTCGGCTACGTGGACGACACGCAGTTCGTGCGGTTCGACGGCGACGCCCCGAATCCGAGGTGTGAGCCACGGGCGCCGTGGGTGGAGCAGGAGGGGCCGGAGTACTGGGAAGAGGAGACGCGGATCTCCAAGGACATCGCACAGATTTTCCGAGTGGGCCTGAACACCGCGCTCGAATACTACAACCAGAGCGAGGCCG GGTCTCACACCTACCAGGGGTTGTACGGCTGCGACGTGGGGCCGGACGGTCGCCTCCTCCGCGGGTACAGCCAGTACGCCTACGACGGCGCCGATTACATCGCCCTGAACGAGGACCTGCGCTCCTGGACCGCGGCCGACGCGGCGGCTCAGAAGGCCAAGGGCAATTGGGAGGCGGCCGGTTGTGCGGAGCGCCACAGGAACTACCTGGAGGGCGCCTGCGTGGAGTGGCTCCTCAAATACCTGGAGACCGGGAAGGACACGCTGCAGCGCGCAG ACCCTCCAAAGACACACGTGACCCACCACCCCATCTCTGATCGTGAGGTCACCCTGaggtgctgggccctgggcttcTACCCTAAGGAGATCTCACTGACCTGGCAGCGTGATGGGGAGGATCAGACCCAGGACATGGAGCTTGTGGAGACCAGGCCTTCAGGGGACAGAACCTTCCAGAAGTGGGCAGCCCTGGTGGTGCCTTCTGGAGAGGAGCAGAGATACACGTGCCACGTGCAGCATGAGGGGCTTCAGGAGCCCCTCACCGTGAGATGGG aACCTCCTCagcccaccatcaccatcatagGCCTCATTGTTGGCCTGGTTCTCTTGGTGGTCACTGGAGCCGTGGTGGCTGGAGCTGTGATCTGGAGGAAGAAGCACTCAG TTGGGGACCAGGTTACCAGCACTTGA
- the LOC132432638 gene encoding BOLA class I histocompatibility antigen, alpha chain BL3-7-like isoform X1: MAPRTLLLLLTGALALTETWAGSHSLRHFITGVSRPGRGEPRFIAVGYVDDTQFVRFDGDAPNPRCEPRAPWVEQEGPEYWEEETRISKDIAQIFRVGLNTALEYYNQSEAGSHTYQGLYGCDVGPDGRLLRGYSQYAYDGADYIALNEDLRSWTAADAAAQKAKGNWEAAGCAERHRNYLEGACVEWLLKYLETGKDTLQRADPPKTHVTHHPISDREVTLRCWALGFYPKEISLTWQRDGEDQTQDMELVETRPSGDRTFQKWAALVVPSGEEQRYTCHVQHEGLQEPLTVRWEPPQPTITIIGLIVGLVLLVVTGAVVAGAVIWRKKHSGEKGGSYAQAASSDRAQGSDVPLRHRKV, encoded by the exons ATGGCCCCGCGAACCCTCCTTCTGCTCCTCACGGGGGCCCTGGCTCTGACCGAGACCTGGGCGG gctcCCACTCCCTGAGGCATTTCATCACCGGGGTGTCCCGGCCCGGCCGCGGGGAGCCCCGCTTCATCGCCGTCGGCTACGTGGACGACACGCAGTTCGTGCGGTTCGACGGCGACGCCCCGAATCCGAGGTGTGAGCCACGGGCGCCGTGGGTGGAGCAGGAGGGGCCGGAGTACTGGGAAGAGGAGACGCGGATCTCCAAGGACATCGCACAGATTTTCCGAGTGGGCCTGAACACCGCGCTCGAATACTACAACCAGAGCGAGGCCG GGTCTCACACCTACCAGGGGTTGTACGGCTGCGACGTGGGGCCGGACGGTCGCCTCCTCCGCGGGTACAGCCAGTACGCCTACGACGGCGCCGATTACATCGCCCTGAACGAGGACCTGCGCTCCTGGACCGCGGCCGACGCGGCGGCTCAGAAGGCCAAGGGCAATTGGGAGGCGGCCGGTTGTGCGGAGCGCCACAGGAACTACCTGGAGGGCGCCTGCGTGGAGTGGCTCCTCAAATACCTGGAGACCGGGAAGGACACGCTGCAGCGCGCAG ACCCTCCAAAGACACACGTGACCCACCACCCCATCTCTGATCGTGAGGTCACCCTGaggtgctgggccctgggcttcTACCCTAAGGAGATCTCACTGACCTGGCAGCGTGATGGGGAGGATCAGACCCAGGACATGGAGCTTGTGGAGACCAGGCCTTCAGGGGACAGAACCTTCCAGAAGTGGGCAGCCCTGGTGGTGCCTTCTGGAGAGGAGCAGAGATACACGTGCCACGTGCAGCATGAGGGGCTTCAGGAGCCCCTCACCGTGAGATGGG aACCTCCTCagcccaccatcaccatcatagGCCTCATTGTTGGCCTGGTTCTCTTGGTGGTCACTGGAGCCGTGGTGGCTGGAGCTGTGATCTGGAGGAAGAAGCACTCAG GTGAAAAAGGAGGGAGCTACGCTCAGGCTGCAA GCAGTGACCGTGCCCAAGGCTCTGATGTGCCTCTCAGGCATCGTAAGG TTTGA